A single genomic interval of Paramagnetospirillum magnetotacticum MS-1 harbors:
- a CDS encoding PAS domain S-box protein, giving the protein MTFRPARMSPYLVIFLAPVIVVAVLAGALNISSFHSLRESQREVSILQGRELERVSSATHINEEVASIQRMVGSTLEMASDGKLDEAATYRVHSEVVNRLAELEKLLPNLRLDAGSLNEVEDARIDFDAYRKFIIQATDLAAVDPPGAMKFAYQAANSYLALSEHTHAIARAVAEEAARQGEVQSASFEGQAARIMANGGILIGALLILWVLVGSWVARRVSSLSSALHDLAQGDVASASLPEVQRISANRHSILRDMAQAILAFRDALVSREKSQAELRKLSLVVEQSPNPVVIADLNAKIEYVNDAFIRNSGYSREEVIGRNPRILKSKRTPNSTYRAMWDALTRGETWSGEFTNLTRDGRERIEMATIVPLRQSDGRVSHYVGIKEDVTEKKKQEDTLRKLFLAVEQSPESIVITDLEPKIEYVNGAFVRNTGFSRDEVIGSNPRVLQSGLTPPETFKDMWAKLSQGESWHGELVNRRKDGSEYVEFAHIAPVRQADGEITHYLAIKEDVTDKKQMMRELELHKDHLELMVAERTNALSIANQEQKAIFDASGVGIALIRDRVVIRCNRSLDKMFGYGLGELEGQQTRVWYLDDDDWERLGHEIYEQVGQGETYECDQQFRKKDGSPFWTRLAVQALNAAAPNEGIVAIFEDITDERKSAEALRLAFAEQQAILDSATSGIVLIKNRILERCNRKLHEIFGWPDGEMVGKPKRIWYAD; this is encoded by the coding sequence ATGACTTTCCGTCCAGCCCGGATGTCCCCCTATCTGGTGATCTTTCTTGCCCCAGTTATTGTGGTTGCGGTATTGGCTGGAGCCCTGAATATCAGCTCCTTTCATAGCCTTAGAGAAAGCCAGAGGGAAGTTAGCATCCTGCAGGGCCGGGAATTGGAGCGGGTTTCTTCGGCCACGCATATCAATGAAGAGGTCGCCAGCATCCAGCGCATGGTCGGATCGACGCTGGAAATGGCGAGTGACGGCAAGCTCGACGAGGCTGCGACTTATCGCGTCCATAGCGAGGTGGTCAATCGCTTGGCCGAACTGGAGAAATTACTTCCAAATCTGCGGCTTGACGCCGGATCGCTGAATGAAGTCGAAGACGCCAGGATCGATTTTGACGCCTACCGAAAGTTCATCATCCAGGCGACAGACCTCGCCGCCGTCGATCCTCCGGGGGCAATGAAGTTCGCCTATCAGGCGGCCAACAGCTATCTCGCGCTGTCCGAACACACCCATGCCATCGCGCGGGCCGTCGCCGAGGAGGCGGCTCGTCAGGGCGAGGTGCAGTCAGCCAGCTTTGAGGGGCAGGCGGCGCGCATCATGGCGAATGGGGGAATCCTGATTGGGGCGCTGCTGATTCTTTGGGTTCTGGTAGGAAGCTGGGTGGCGCGGCGTGTATCCAGCCTGAGTTCGGCGCTTCACGATCTGGCGCAAGGCGATGTCGCCTCGGCCTCTTTGCCCGAAGTCCAACGGATCAGCGCGAACCGCCACAGCATATTGCGGGACATGGCCCAAGCCATCCTTGCGTTTCGGGATGCTCTGGTGTCGCGGGAAAAGTCGCAGGCCGAACTCCGCAAGCTTTCCCTGGTTGTCGAGCAAAGCCCGAATCCAGTCGTGATCGCCGACCTCAATGCCAAGATCGAATACGTGAACGACGCCTTCATCCGAAACTCGGGTTACAGCCGGGAAGAGGTGATTGGCCGCAATCCCCGCATCCTCAAATCAAAGAGGACGCCAAATTCGACCTACAGAGCCATGTGGGACGCATTGACGAGAGGGGAAACTTGGTCAGGGGAATTTACCAATCTTACCCGGGACGGGCGGGAACGGATCGAGATGGCAACCATCGTTCCCCTTCGCCAGTCCGATGGGCGCGTCAGTCACTATGTCGGAATCAAGGAGGACGTAACTGAGAAGAAAAAACAAGAGGATACTTTAAGAAAGCTTTTTCTGGCGGTTGAACAAAGTCCTGAAAGCATTGTTATTACGGATCTTGAGCCAAAGATTGAGTATGTTAATGGCGCCTTTGTCCGCAACACAGGTTTCAGCCGCGATGAGGTGATCGGCAGCAACCCGCGTGTTCTTCAGTCTGGCCTAACTCCTCCAGAAACATTCAAGGATATGTGGGCGAAGTTGAGCCAAGGAGAGTCTTGGCACGGCGAACTTGTCAATCGCCGCAAGGACGGCAGCGAATATGTCGAATTCGCCCATATCGCCCCGGTCCGTCAGGCGGATGGCGAAATCACCCATTACCTTGCAATCAAGGAAGACGTCACCGACAAAAAGCAGATGATGCGGGAGTTGGAGCTTCACAAGGATCACCTTGAGCTGATGGTCGCGGAGCGGACCAACGCTCTCTCCATTGCCAATCAGGAACAGAAGGCGATCTTTGACGCATCCGGGGTCGGCATTGCTCTCATCCGGGACCGGGTCGTTATTCGTTGCAATCGAAGTCTCGACAAAATGTTCGGCTACGGCCTCGGGGAGTTGGAGGGGCAACAGACCCGTGTTTGGTATCTGGATGATGACGACTGGGAGCGGCTTGGGCATGAGATCTACGAGCAGGTTGGGCAAGGCGAAACCTACGAATGCGATCAGCAGTTTCGCAAGAAGGACGGCTCGCCGTTCTGGACCCGACTTGCGGTGCAGGCCCTCAATGCCGCCGCGCCCAACGAAGGCATTGTCGCCATTTTCGAGGACATAACTGATGAGCGCAAATCCGCCGAAGCGTTGCGGTTGGCCTTTGCCGAGCAGCAGGCAATCCTGGACTCGGCGACCTCCGGCATCGTCCTGATTAAAAATCGGATCCTGGAGCGCTGCAATCGAAAGCTCCACGAGATCTTCGGCTGGCCCGATGGCGAGATGGTCGGGAAGCCCAAGCGGATCTGGTACGCCGACGA
- a CDS encoding histidine phosphatase family protein, with protein sequence MAIALFVATAVLGPVAAHADATGAAPAEAAKFKEITATKETLEQLRRGGWALYMRHGRTDNTKPDRYPSVDLNDCSTQRPLTEDGLKMAAQVGEEVRKARIPIGEIRISPLCRVKDTVAAAFPNHTFTLDNELLYTANLTDAEKQPIIANTRRLLSAPVANGVNRLLIAHAPNLMDLIGYFPKEGTLVVFRPKGNGEFDYIASIPPSLWPGLQQ encoded by the coding sequence ATGGCCATTGCCCTGTTTGTGGCGACAGCCGTCCTCGGCCCAGTCGCCGCCCATGCCGACGCTACCGGCGCCGCGCCGGCCGAGGCGGCTAAGTTTAAGGAGATCACCGCCACCAAGGAAACCTTGGAGCAGTTGCGCCGGGGAGGCTGGGCGCTTTACATGCGCCATGGCCGCACCGACAACACCAAGCCGGATCGATATCCCTCCGTCGATCTCAACGACTGCTCCACGCAACGGCCGCTGACCGAGGATGGGCTCAAAATGGCGGCCCAGGTCGGCGAGGAAGTTCGAAAGGCCCGCATTCCCATTGGCGAAATCCGCATCAGCCCGCTATGCCGGGTCAAGGACACAGTGGCGGCGGCTTTCCCAAACCACACGTTTACGCTCGACAATGAGCTACTTTACACGGCGAATTTGACGGATGCCGAAAAGCAGCCAATCATCGCCAATACCCGCCGCCTTCTTTCGGCGCCGGTCGCCAATGGAGTGAATCGGCTCCTGATCGCCCATGCGCCGAACCTGATGGACCTGATCGGTTATTTCCCCAAGGAAGGAACCCTGGTGGTGTTCCGTCCCAAGGGAAATGGCGAATTCGATTACATCGCCAGCATTCCGCCGTCTCTGTGGCCTGGCCTGCAACAATAG
- a CDS encoding response regulator, which translates to MDQDSGPHPLTSVLIVDDTPQNLTILGELLQPLYQVRVANSGERALRIVGSTPRPDIILLDVMMPGMDGYAVLERLRSDPETHDIPVIFITAMNATEDEERGFALGAVDYITKPIVPAIVLARVRTHLELKRARDRLASQNDWLEQEVARRMSENLLIQDLSVRALACLAEARDNETGHHIIRTQAYVDLLARSLANHERFHQALVGPRLGMVVKAAPLHDIGKVGIPDAILLKPGRLTPDEFEVMKTHPAIGAEAISRAMDQALAQADNKMAAQAGEAFSFLKVAHEISIGHHEKWDGSGYPTGLSGEAIPVSARLMALADVFDALICRRVYKAAMSIEDATAIIAEGRGRHFDPDVVDAFLSRRDDFVEIARRHADPEQGE; encoded by the coding sequence ATGGACCAGGACTCGGGCCCGCATCCGCTGACAAGCGTCCTGATCGTTGACGACACCCCACAGAATCTGACCATCTTGGGGGAGCTTCTCCAGCCGTTGTACCAAGTCCGCGTCGCCAATTCGGGCGAGCGTGCTTTAAGGATAGTCGGCTCAACTCCTCGCCCAGACATCATTTTATTGGATGTCATGATGCCGGGCATGGACGGATACGCCGTCCTTGAGCGCCTCCGCTCGGATCCCGAGACACATGACATTCCTGTGATCTTCATCACCGCCATGAATGCCACAGAGGATGAGGAGCGTGGCTTTGCTTTGGGGGCGGTCGATTACATCACCAAGCCGATCGTCCCCGCGATCGTGCTGGCGCGGGTCCGCACCCATCTCGAGCTCAAGCGCGCGCGAGACCGTCTGGCCAGCCAGAATGACTGGCTGGAGCAAGAGGTCGCCCGGCGCATGAGCGAAAATCTGCTCATCCAGGATCTCAGTGTCCGCGCCCTGGCTTGTCTTGCAGAAGCCCGAGATAACGAGACCGGCCATCATATCATCCGGACGCAGGCCTATGTCGATCTCCTGGCCCGCAGCCTTGCCAATCACGAGCGCTTCCACCAAGCCTTGGTCGGCCCCCGGCTCGGTATGGTGGTTAAGGCTGCGCCGCTGCACGACATTGGCAAGGTTGGTATTCCTGATGCAATTCTGCTCAAGCCTGGGCGGTTAACGCCTGACGAATTCGAGGTGATGAAGACGCATCCGGCTATCGGCGCTGAAGCTATTAGCCGTGCCATGGATCAGGCATTGGCGCAGGCCGACAACAAGATGGCAGCCCAAGCCGGCGAGGCATTCTCATTCCTCAAAGTCGCGCATGAGATTTCCATCGGCCATCATGAGAAATGGGATGGCAGCGGCTATCCAACGGGCCTGAGCGGCGAGGCCATCCCAGTTTCGGCCCGACTTATGGCTCTGGCCGACGTCTTCGACGCCCTGATTTGCAGACGGGTCTATAAGGCGGCAATGAGCATCGAGGACGCCACCGCGATCATAGCCGAGGGACGCGGCCGACATTTCGATCCCGATGTGGTCGACGCTTTCCTGTCGCGCCGCGATGACTTTGTTGAAATCGCTCGCCGCCACGCGGATCCCGAGCAGGGGGAGTAA
- a CDS encoding sensor histidine kinase: MSYFRFFELKMVMRSERPVVLIVDDVAENLQVLGELLQPSYLVKVATSGERALKIASTYPQPDLILLDVMMPVMDGYECLRRLRENPETRKIPVIFVTALDSTEDERKGLDLGAVDYITKPIRPAIVEARVRNHLDMKATRDWLYDQNIVLEAELSRLLEILAHHLQEPVRRQFTFAQLLQRSLPKPLNEAAEMSLAQIMDGAVRLRTMLHDVVLYLAACQAPDPSALCDAENALNIAIRQVGHRLEDAGGKITRAEMSSVWLNSDQLTAIFRALITNAIDYRDPERDLHITIMANLDGSDVVFSVADNGIGIPREFRDRVFWLFERLHADFNRPGTGIGLALVKKIVEAARGRVWIEDGDEGGVKICFSLPRRTE; the protein is encoded by the coding sequence GTGAGCTACTTCAGGTTCTTTGAGCTTAAAATGGTTATGAGAAGCGAGCGTCCTGTCGTTCTTATCGTCGACGACGTTGCCGAGAACCTCCAAGTTCTTGGCGAGTTATTGCAGCCATCATATTTGGTCAAGGTGGCGACATCGGGCGAGCGTGCGTTAAAAATCGCCTCAACCTATCCACAGCCCGACCTCATTCTGCTCGATGTGATGATGCCGGTTATGGATGGCTATGAGTGCCTTCGGCGGCTCAGGGAAAATCCCGAGACGCGAAAGATCCCAGTGATTTTCGTGACCGCGCTGGATAGCACGGAGGATGAGCGTAAAGGGCTGGACTTGGGCGCGGTGGACTACATCACGAAGCCGATCCGTCCGGCCATCGTCGAAGCGCGGGTCCGTAATCATTTGGATATGAAGGCAACGCGCGATTGGCTGTATGACCAAAATATCGTTCTTGAGGCGGAATTAAGCCGCCTCCTGGAAATCCTTGCGCACCACTTGCAGGAGCCGGTTCGGCGCCAGTTCACCTTCGCCCAATTGCTGCAGCGCTCACTGCCGAAGCCATTGAATGAAGCCGCTGAAATGTCCCTGGCACAGATAATGGACGGGGCTGTACGGCTGCGGACCATGCTTCATGACGTCGTGCTGTATCTCGCGGCCTGCCAGGCTCCAGATCCTTCCGCGCTCTGCGATGCGGAAAATGCCCTCAATATCGCCATCAGACAGGTTGGCCACCGGCTAGAAGATGCCGGGGGCAAGATCACTCGAGCTGAAATGTCGTCCGTTTGGCTGAACTCTGACCAACTGACTGCGATTTTCAGGGCGCTTATCACCAATGCCATCGATTACCGAGATCCGGAGCGCGACCTCCACATTACCATCATGGCAAATCTCGATGGATCCGATGTTGTCTTTTCGGTTGCCGACAACGGCATAGGAATACCACGTGAATTCCGCGATCGAGTATTCTGGTTGTTTGAACGGCTTCATGCTGATTTTAACAGGCCCGGAACGGGCATCGGCCTTGCCCTAGTAAAGAAAATTGTCGAAGCCGCAAGGGGCCGAGTCTGGATTGAAGATGGTGATGAGGGGGGGGTGAAAATATGCTTTTCACTGCCTCGCCGAACCGAATAG
- a CDS encoding HlyD family efflux transporter periplasmic adaptor subunit: MSAGAALPALRDELALHSGPVGHDGAPTWLLHDPLRNQFFRLTWPVFEVLSRWHLGHSEAIALSVSAETTLALEADDVSDVVEFLARSQLLKPSGSRDVERLLAIHDAHKTGWLTWALHHYLFFRVPLVRPDQWLDAILPFVEWMGRRSFRLITLGALVVGLFLVGRQWGIFTTTFVDHFSMEGLASFGIALGFAKIVHELSHALTAKSYGLRVPTMGVAFLVLMPVLYTDVNEAWKLTSRRQRLMVGGAGILSELALAAWATLAWGLLPDGTAKSLAFTLAATTWISSLAINLSPFMRFDGYFLAMDALDMPNLHNRAFALARWHLREVLFGLGETIPECFPPRIHAGVIAFAWAIWIYRLTLFLGIAMLVYHFFIKVVGVMLFCVEIGWFVARPFFVEFNQWWEKARAIRTTKRSRITFGLFSGLVLLAVVPWSSRVSAPALLKAKDHMVVYAPLPGVIGELVVKAGDKVTIGTVLARLDNPDMALRLAQIERRIGVLKYEIEAVGFDDSFRSRAQAIVQELGSVMAERTALTRDQSRLMLTASIDGTVIDLSPVVQLGQWIGPREPMMALRSGTQIEAYVAEDDLPRIAVGASATFIPEGSGGARSATVIGIDRTAVKSLADPELAVLYGGAISARFDNKSLVPDLAVYRVRLTVGGEDIFTPVRGQVLMNGERRSLVGRVLRSVAAVVIREWGA, from the coding sequence ATGTCGGCCGGCGCCGCTCTCCCGGCCCTGCGCGATGAACTGGCGCTTCATTCCGGCCCGGTCGGCCATGACGGGGCGCCGACCTGGCTGTTGCACGATCCTTTGCGTAACCAGTTCTTCCGCCTGACTTGGCCTGTTTTCGAGGTGCTGTCGCGGTGGCATCTGGGACACTCCGAAGCCATCGCTCTCTCCGTATCCGCCGAAACGACCTTGGCCTTGGAGGCCGACGACGTGAGTGACGTGGTTGAGTTCCTGGCACGCAGCCAGTTGCTCAAGCCGTCGGGGTCGAGGGATGTAGAGCGCCTGTTGGCCATCCATGACGCCCACAAGACCGGTTGGCTGACCTGGGCGTTGCATCATTATCTGTTCTTCCGGGTGCCTCTGGTGCGCCCCGACCAATGGCTCGACGCCATCCTTCCCTTCGTGGAGTGGATGGGGCGGCGTTCCTTCCGCCTCATCACCTTGGGGGCGTTGGTGGTCGGCCTGTTCCTGGTCGGCCGACAGTGGGGCATCTTTACCACGACCTTCGTTGATCATTTCTCCATGGAGGGGCTGGCCTCGTTTGGCATCGCCCTGGGCTTTGCCAAGATCGTCCATGAGCTGAGCCATGCGCTGACGGCCAAATCCTATGGACTGCGTGTCCCCACCATGGGAGTGGCCTTCTTGGTGCTGATGCCGGTGCTGTATACTGACGTCAACGAAGCCTGGAAGCTAACCTCGCGCCGCCAGCGGCTGATGGTCGGCGGAGCCGGTATCCTGTCCGAATTGGCTTTGGCGGCTTGGGCGACCTTGGCCTGGGGGCTGCTCCCCGACGGCACGGCCAAGTCCTTAGCCTTCACCTTGGCGGCGACAACCTGGATTTCATCGCTTGCCATCAACCTTTCGCCGTTCATGCGCTTCGACGGCTATTTCCTGGCCATGGACGCGCTCGACATGCCCAACCTGCACAATCGCGCCTTCGCCTTGGCCCGCTGGCATCTGCGCGAGGTCCTATTCGGGCTTGGGGAAACCATCCCCGAATGCTTTCCTCCCCGTATCCACGCCGGGGTGATCGCCTTCGCTTGGGCGATATGGATCTACCGCCTGACGCTGTTTCTCGGCATCGCCATGCTGGTCTATCACTTCTTTATCAAGGTGGTCGGGGTGATGCTGTTCTGCGTCGAAATCGGCTGGTTCGTGGCCCGGCCATTCTTCGTCGAGTTCAATCAATGGTGGGAGAAGGCGAGGGCAATTCGGACGACCAAGCGCAGCCGGATCACCTTCGGCCTGTTTTCCGGGTTGGTTCTGTTGGCCGTGGTGCCATGGAGCAGCCGGGTATCGGCTCCGGCGCTGCTCAAGGCCAAGGATCACATGGTGGTTTACGCCCCATTGCCAGGGGTGATCGGTGAACTGGTTGTCAAAGCCGGGGACAAGGTCACCATCGGAACGGTTCTGGCTCGCCTTGACAATCCAGACATGGCGCTACGTCTGGCGCAGATCGAGCGCCGTATCGGTGTGCTGAAATATGAGATCGAGGCCGTTGGCTTCGACGACAGCTTCCGCAGTCGCGCCCAGGCCATTGTCCAGGAACTGGGATCGGTCATGGCGGAGCGCACCGCGCTCACCCGCGATCAATCCCGCCTGATGCTGACCGCTTCCATCGATGGTACCGTCATCGACCTGTCGCCCGTGGTGCAGCTCGGTCAGTGGATCGGCCCCAGGGAGCCGATGATGGCCCTTCGCTCAGGCACGCAGATCGAAGCTTACGTCGCCGAGGATGATCTGCCCCGTATCGCGGTTGGCGCATCAGCCACCTTCATTCCCGAAGGCTCAGGTGGGGCCCGCTCCGCCACGGTCATCGGTATCGACCGCACCGCCGTCAAATCTCTGGCCGACCCGGAACTGGCGGTTCTTTATGGCGGTGCGATCTCCGCGCGTTTCGACAATAAGTCTCTCGTGCCCGACCTGGCGGTCTATCGTGTTCGCTTGACCGTGGGCGGAGAGGACATTTTTACACCTGTGCGGGGCCAGGTGCTGATGAATGGCGAGCGCCGTTCCCTAGTTGGCCGGGTTCTTCGCTCTGTAGCAGCCGTGGTGATCCGCGAATGGGGAGCCTGA
- a CDS encoding efflux RND transporter periplasmic adaptor subunit: MNEDFLSLLDLQQRILAAKRPIEVAFLAVNLAHTLIPYRQAALWGRADGVIAVSGAATVESGSPYLLWLGQVFRHLSNLSIPTALTAAALPAGLTEQWSDWLPVHALGLPMDGETLLYARDEAFAEQEIALLAHLASLVRVSRLALLPRATLSQRLKAADGRRTRIGAIAALAVALFPVTGSVLAPADSVPAHPIIVRAPLDGVVDHIAVQPNDSVSEGQPLFELDATQLTGRLDVARQQWATAEAEYRQAAQAMVFDGKAKAQVAILAGKAEEKAADVRLLESQLARISVKSPRAGVVVFDDPTDWIGKPVAVGEKVMAVADEKDTEIDAWVAVADVGEVTAGARLTMFLNTAPLSPVHATVRSIAYEASARPDSTIVHRVRASLADPADRPRLGLKGTARIDGDAVPLVWWLFRKPLATIRQYVGF; the protein is encoded by the coding sequence ATGAACGAGGATTTTCTCTCTCTCCTCGATCTACAACAACGTATCCTCGCCGCCAAGCGGCCTATCGAGGTGGCCTTCCTGGCTGTCAATCTTGCTCACACCCTGATTCCTTACCGGCAAGCGGCCTTGTGGGGAAGGGCCGACGGAGTGATCGCCGTGTCGGGAGCGGCGACGGTGGAAAGCGGCAGCCCCTATTTGCTGTGGCTGGGCCAGGTCTTTCGTCATCTGTCCAATCTGAGTATTCCCACCGCCCTGACGGCTGCCGCCTTACCCGCCGGCCTGACCGAGCAATGGAGTGACTGGCTGCCTGTCCATGCCCTGGGCCTGCCCATGGACGGCGAGACGCTGCTCTATGCCCGTGATGAGGCGTTTGCCGAGCAGGAGATTGCCCTGTTGGCCCATCTCGCCTCCCTGGTACGGGTGTCGCGCTTGGCGCTCTTGCCACGCGCCACCCTGAGCCAACGCCTGAAGGCGGCGGACGGCCGCCGCACCCGCATCGGTGCCATCGCCGCGCTGGCTGTGGCGCTGTTTCCGGTGACTGGCTCAGTGTTGGCCCCCGCCGATTCCGTTCCAGCGCATCCCATCATTGTTCGTGCGCCGCTCGATGGTGTCGTTGACCATATCGCCGTTCAGCCCAATGACAGCGTGAGCGAAGGCCAGCCCCTGTTTGAACTAGATGCCACACAGTTGACGGGCAGGCTGGACGTGGCCCGTCAGCAATGGGCCACCGCCGAGGCGGAATACCGTCAGGCTGCTCAGGCCATGGTATTCGATGGCAAGGCCAAGGCGCAGGTGGCGATCCTGGCCGGCAAGGCCGAGGAAAAGGCCGCCGATGTTCGCCTGCTGGAAAGTCAGCTGGCCCGTATTTCCGTCAAATCTCCTCGCGCCGGTGTGGTGGTGTTCGATGATCCCACCGACTGGATCGGCAAGCCGGTGGCGGTGGGCGAGAAAGTGATGGCGGTGGCCGACGAGAAGGATACCGAGATCGATGCCTGGGTGGCCGTTGCCGATGTGGGCGAGGTTACGGCGGGAGCACGGCTGACCATGTTCCTCAACACCGCCCCGTTGTCGCCTGTGCATGCCACGGTGCGCAGCATAGCCTACGAGGCATCGGCCCGGCCCGACAGCACCATCGTCCATCGGGTCCGCGCCAGTCTGGCTGATCCGGCCGACAGGCCACGTCTGGGCCTCAAGGGAACGGCTCGCATCGACGGTGATGCCGTGCCGCTGGTGTGGTGGCTGTTCAGGAAGCCGTTGGCGACCATTCGCCAATATGTGGGCTTCTGA
- a CDS encoding efflux RND transporter periplasmic adaptor subunit translates to MMLRRFLLVLAVTLPGAAWAQAPQGDIRAQLTPRDYTTLAAEIGAKVEKIAVREGERFTKGQTLIAFDCSVQRAQLTEARATLSAAEKTVAVNKRLLELQTIGKLEYDLAQAEVDKARAKDSAGAAVVAKCQVPAPFDGRVVEQKARSQQFVQPGQALLDILDDTELEVDFVVPSKWLIWLKPGYAFQVVIDETTRTYPVKLVRAGARIDPVSQTVRMMGTIGGRFPELSAGMSGKVLLTPPP, encoded by the coding sequence ATGATGCTGCGACGTTTCCTCCTTGTCCTGGCGGTCACCCTGCCAGGTGCCGCCTGGGCTCAGGCCCCGCAGGGTGACATCCGTGCCCAGCTGACGCCGCGCGATTATACCACCCTAGCCGCGGAGATCGGCGCCAAGGTGGAAAAGATCGCGGTGCGTGAAGGCGAGCGATTTACCAAAGGACAAACGCTGATCGCCTTCGATTGCTCGGTGCAGCGGGCGCAACTGACCGAAGCCCGCGCGACCTTAAGCGCTGCGGAAAAGACCGTGGCGGTCAATAAGCGGCTGCTGGAGCTTCAGACCATCGGCAAGTTGGAATACGACCTCGCCCAGGCCGAAGTCGATAAGGCCCGCGCCAAGGATTCGGCTGGAGCTGCCGTGGTCGCCAAGTGTCAGGTCCCCGCTCCATTTGATGGGCGCGTGGTGGAGCAGAAGGCCCGTTCCCAGCAATTTGTCCAGCCGGGGCAAGCCCTGCTGGACATCCTGGACGACACCGAACTGGAGGTTGATTTCGTGGTGCCCAGCAAATGGCTGATTTGGCTGAAGCCAGGGTACGCCTTCCAGGTGGTGATCGACGAGACAACCAGGACCTATCCGGTCAAGCTGGTCCGAGCAGGTGCCCGCATTGATCCAGTCAGCCAAACGGTGAGGATGATGGGCACCATCGGCGGGCGGTTCCCGGAGCTGTCTGCGGGCATGAGCGGCAAGGTGCTGCTTACTCCCCCGCCATGA